The genomic region ttgctactatttatgggtctcgatgtactatttcaactagcttttacctttatttatagtgttttcagcaaaaaatttttagtttcaactaaataagctgTTCCTAAAACagatgtgaaaattttaaaatattaatctaataaaaaaattattgagtaaAGTAACATTAACAAAGTGCTACACCAGTGTTACTTCATGTATATTTCTGTAATAAATGGTTAAGTGGTAGAGATAGCTAGCCATAGCAATTGTAGATAGCATGTTTAGAAGAGGTACCTTGCAAGACCAGATTGTAAACATGAGGGAACTCTGCTAGATACTTCAACACGGATGTGATAGCAGAACTAGTGGTATCATGGCTACCAATAAGAAAGCCCAAAATGTTTCCCGCAATCATCATCTCGTCCAAAGCTCTACCGTTCTCATCTGATGCAAGGAGTATATGAGTCAATAAGTCATGAGCAACTGTCCCTTTATTCTCTGCTagctctttcttcctctctttgATGAGCGCTAAAATCTTTTGGCGAATAACTTTGCCTCCTTTTAAGGCACGATTGTAGGCTGTACCTGGAAGATTTATAGGCACAGACACTGTACCAGCTTTGACAAGGTCAAAGGGATCAGAAAATGTTGTCACATGGTTAGGATCTGTGATACTCATAAACAACCTACATGCCAATGCAAAGGTATACTTCAATGACAGTGACAAAATCTTGACTTGTTTGTAAGGACACCAATCTGTCTCCAAGTGTTCCTTTGCCATGGAGTCCATGATAGGTATGAAATGTTGAAGAGCTTCTGGCTTTAGAAATCCAACCACAAGGCTACGTAATTTAGTAGAATCACTGTTGTTATAGTTTTCTTCAGATTCAAACACTACCTTCTGTATGCATCGTGGCCACCAAGCGGTGACATATTTTTTCTCGTTGGAGAACAAAAACTTGTTTCCTGACGAACCACACAACACAGCCAAATTCTCCCCAAACAGTGAGGTTTGAAAGAGATCCTGAGagtattttctcattctttcCTTAATGAACATCTCTGGGGTTCCCCTTTGTCCAGCCGTACCAAATTCCAATGTCTCTCCAATGATCGGCCAACCCTTTTTACCAGGTGGTAACTTGGAATGAGTGGACTTTTGTCTAAATATGAGGAAGACAAGGCAGAACGA from Castanea sativa cultivar Marrone di Chiusa Pesio chromosome 11, ASM4071231v1 harbors:
- the LOC142614827 gene encoding beta-amyrin 28-monooxygenase-like translates to MDILPNLLYVVVLSISFCLVFLIFRQKSTHSKLPPGKKGWPIIGETLEFGTAGQRGTPEMFIKERMRKYSQDLFQTSLFGENLAVLCGSSGNKFLFSNEKKYVTAWWPRCIQKVVFESEENYNNSDSTKLRSLVVGFLKPEALQHFIPIMDSMAKEHLETDWCPYKQVKILSLSLKYTFALACRLFMSITDPNHVTTFSDPFDLVKAGTVSVPINLPGTAYNRALKGGKVIRQKILALIKERKKELAENKGTVAHDLLTHILLASDENGRALDEMMIAGNILGFLIGSHDTTSSAITSVLKYLAEFPHVYNLVLQEQMEIARSKGPKDLLNWDDIKKMKYSWNVACESMRLLSPAQGAFREVIHEFTYKGFTIPKGWKTFWTVHSTHKNPKYFPDPEKFDPSRFEGNGPAPYTFVPFGGGPRMCAGREYARLQILVYMHNVVTRFKWEKAIPDEKITYQLSSIPVHGLPVILKPHEL